The sequence AAAGGGGAGAGATGACGACGGACGAGGCGAAAAGAAAACTACTATTTATTATGATGATGATGGTAGGGGAAAGACGAGATCAGGTAGAGCAACCCTATGCGGGGCGTGTCCCCTGCGACGGTGTCACGGCAGAGCCGCTTTGCCGCCGCTGTCCCCGCCGCTTTGCAGCAGCTGTTCTGATTGCCCGCCCGGCTGCTGCTTCTACTACTACTAGTACTATCTCACACACtgtcacacacacacagagagagagagagagaaggttgTTGGTTTAAGTAAAGGAGAGACGAGGAGGATTAAGAAATTGGGGGTTCAGATTGCAGACAGATTTACGTGCAAGGTGCTCCCGATTAAGAAACTCCGAGCCTTTTGTACGGGCCTCCCAGGCTTCTTTCTAGGCACACACATTCTGCGCTCCTGCTCCCGATGCTGCCCACCCAGCTAGGTCTCCGCCTCCGGCCGGCGTCGTCTTCCTCCATCCTCCTCGCTCCGGACTTCtttctgaaaattctctctcttTCTGAAGGAAGAAACGGAAAAGGATAACTCATGTCATAATGCCGCGATAACTGTAGCAAATTCACTGCCGAGCCTAATGAAATTCCTCATAATTAATTGACATGGCCTCTAATATGTATACTCCACTAATTCTACTACTAACTGAACCGCATGAATGGTGTCGTTCATCCGCAAAACGCTCGACCTAGCTACCCCACTATTCTATGCCGACCCTGCATGCATGCAACTGTgtaatgagagagagagagagagagagagagagagaggtacaTCTTTTGATCTGCCCTTGCTCATCATTCTGCTCACTACCCTCCCTCATGGAGGCCAAGCATAAAAGCCCATCGcacgctagctagctaggtccCCTCCAATGTGTGCCCGGCCGGGGCCCTTCCTCAACCTCTTAATCCTTGCCTTGCCCTACAACCACTTCACTTGTTCATCACCGTGTTCCTGGCCTTGCCGTGCATCTAATAGCTCCTGCATGGCTGATCGACCTTGGCATCTCTGCCAATAGCTCAGTATAGTGTAGCAATATCTGGTTATCTCCTCTGAGATCTACATGTATACCATTTGCAATCCCAGTTAACCCTAGCCATACTCAGAGACGTACTGCTAACAAGTTTCCTTCGACGATCCCCCACCACTAGCCGAGTGGTTTATCTCTAGATGCATTCACTTCTGATCGTAGAGAGAGCAGGATGATCTCGATCGATCTAGTATGTACATATCCTTCTTATCTATTTTTCAGATGATAAATACCCTTTTGTTGATACGAAGATCATACACGATCTACTATGATCTGTTGAAGAGCTTGATCTCCTGATTTCTAGATTTCTAGTGTTTGATGTGTCCCATACTCCCATGTCGAAGTTGTAGGTGATGATATGAGAGAGTGGAAAACCTACCACTACATGCATATAGATATAGCTACCTGCAACAGGAACTCCATCGTGCATGATCTATGTGTGCGTGGTTGATCAATGGAAAGAGCGATATTGGTGAGGTTCAATCCGATGGTAGGTTTTACACAAGCTGTAAAATCAGTATCTGATTGAGCCGCGCCAATATCTCTTCCGCCCGTTTGCCCTCTCTCTTCCTTCTGAATCGTGCTAAGGTATGTTCACGGCATGCCCATCAGCGCCAGCATATCCTATCCATGTCACCGGCATTGTTTTCATTAAAGCCGCTAACTATGTATTTCTGTACACAGTTAAGTGAAAGATAACCCGTATACCTCAACTAGTCAACTTATTACATGCATATCATCGTATTTTTGGCAAGCGATGATGGGTTTACCTTTATGAATGAATTGACACTGAACAGAGAAGTACATTCTGTCAAGGTTAATGCATATCTCTTCAAGATTTTGTTCCACTGTTCCTCGCTAATTATGATATAGTACAGTCGGTATAAGCACGCAGATGTACACTTGCTTCTTCTTGTCTCTCTCTGTATCCACAAAATATGATTATTAATACATCATtgtcaaaattttcaagatggAATATTATTTGAGAGTCTCATTTACATGTTGTTTGAAGATATTTTTGGTGCAAGATTATTCCCGTATTCATGGCATCACATTAGTACTACTCGACCTGTGCGCAAAAAAATTAGTTCAATCCGCAcatgattttctttttcttttttatgtgTTAGCTGTCTTGAAGAGGTGCAATCTAGTCTATATATAAAGTCTATGCCCCCATCAAAACCTATATTAAACTTATATACATGCGTGAAGTTGATTATCAAACCTTCGTTTCGCTGCACTGCTAGTTGAATGGCCATATTATATTGTTACAAAAACAAGCAAACAATTGCCATATATAACAAGCTGAGCTGCTGTTAGTGAATTGAAAGTGTCATATTTGATCCTCAGGTTCAGCTCTGCGACAGCGCTTAGCTGCGGCAGATTGTGTGCTTTTACCATGGATGCTCAGTTTAtatgttgcagaggatgaacaggGAATCACATGGTTCCAGGTAAACAAATTTTAGGAGAGGGGGAGGAAGTTGGTGGGACAAGAATAAGGTTTTACTCCCTCCGATTCCAGTTCAGGTCGTTTTAAAACTCTTCGGTCATCAAACTTCTACTTGACGTACCCATCAATATAATGTAGAAAAGATTGCATGAATTGATACCACATATATGGTTGATATAACTAGATTCACCATGAAAGATACTTTAATTTCGTGGTATCTAATAACTGCCTATATTTAAAATATATAGCATATATACTTTTACCCCAAAAAAAAGCCTTTGAGTCAAAGTATCATATTGGAGACTGTAAAATTCCTAAACGACGACATACATTTGGATTTTGAGGGAACAACTATTAATCTTAATTTGTTTTGCAAGGAAAGTCATTTGTAAATGATGGTGATATGTCATTGAATGtcagatctctctctctctctccctctctctctctctctctctctctctctctctctctctctctctctccatgagGAAATTTCACTTAGACGTAGTGATACAATAATGAATTGTTCGCCTTCTGTTTTATGGTTGTTTTGTCCCTTTTATTTTTGTTAGATGATTGCATTTAGGGACGTGAAGTGGGTAAGAGGAGGGGTGGAGCTAAATTGAGGCCAAGATGGGTGTGAGCAGGTAGAGATGCTGGCAATAATATTTCTCTCTAGGGCAAGGAAAGATCTACTAATAATCATGACAACATGAAACTTCGGCATCCACTTTTGTAAGGCACATTTTTGATTCGGAGGTAAGCTAGTTTACCAAAATTTTGACCATACACAATTACTAATATTATTTAGTTTcaatataaatttaattagtccTATTGTTATTGACAATACACCTATTCATCTTCTatatttcgtagtgtttgtgcCCCCCAAAAAAAGTGTAGAGGCGGGGACCTTTAATATTCCATTTTCTGAAAAAGAACTCTTGAGACATTGCCCTAAAATATGTTTGAcgcctttttctatttcaaaatgTTACATGTAGTATGGATTGTTGACATAGGAAATTTATTTCTTGTTTACATCTGTGTTTGAGGTTAATTATAGGCCATTAAATATTTTGTACAatgttttctcttatttgccAAAAAAAGTTATATTGAGTGACTACTCCAGGGTGGTGTCTATCTTTTCTAGACGAAGTTGAGTGGAAGTAGGAAAACAGTAATAGTTCATTTTATTTTCGTTGAGCAATGGCCTAAATTGTCAGAATAGCTGtatgtgcatgcatatttgattAAATTTAACTGTCTGCCTTATTAACATGGTTGAgaaaaaatttagtttgcattggATCCTTTAAGTGCACAATTTGGACTAAAAGGCAGCTTGCAGCTCCTCCGAACCCCTTGCAGCATGACTAAAAGCGGAGAAGCTGCAGCTTGCTTTTTGTGGATTTTAGCAAAAAGGCATATACACGTAGGATCCTGTGTGAAAAATAGAGTTTGTTTTGTTTAGTTGAAGTATAATCGTGTGTATTCAGGCTGAACTACAGTGATTCAAGACCCTGCTCCAGATGCCTATACTCCATATATACTTTGTGTAGTATATATGAATGCTGAACTGAGTCTGGTCCAGCTTAGATGGCTCCTTCAAACTGTTGTTAGGACGACTAATTATTGGGCCTTCGATTATATAACTATAGGCCCAAATACGTTTTGGCATATACTCATACTATTCTTTTTCTCTATTATAAACAAAAAAGGGGTATTTCAGTGAAAGTTTACTACACATACTACACGTACGCCTAGAAAAGGAAAActgtgtactccctccgttctgaaATGTAGGTCATTCtagaatctttttttttcagcaaATTATGGAGATGGAGAAAAGATTTTTCTGTCCCTAATTATTAAATATTGTGACTCTATTTGGGTaactaaatatgtgctaattaaaGTAGCATGCTTTTTCCCATGCACCTCCCCCACATCACATGCACCTCCCACTACATGGTTGCATGCACGTCTTTCTATTGGGAAAGACCGAAAACTATGCATATTTAAGATGATTTGATTCACTCTTAACCTAGAGTGTCTTACATTTGAGTACAAAATTTGAAGTTTAAAATGCTctacatttcaggacggagaAAATCAACAAGTAGTGGTGACCCAATGAATCATCCAACACTAAAAGTACCTCTTGAATCACGCAGCTTCGACAACGATGCTGCAGAAGCTGACGGTGTCACGGTGCACGATCGAGCGCACAGCTCCACGAGACCGGCAGCCTAATTCCCGTGGCGTGTCgagccaagcgccgccgcccccgccgccactACCGACAAGCTCACTTGGCAACAGAGCGAGTGCGGGCGGCGCGACGTGTGCGGTTGCCGGCCGGTGTGCTTCGTCGTCGTGGCGACGACCACCTGATTATTGGGAGCCCTCTCCCATAAGCCGTAGCCCATACAAATTCTCCGGGGTGCAATTCATGATCACAAGCAATTAAACCTCTTCTTTCTCAGTTTCATTGACACTAGCCAAGTGTGCAAATGCATCAATAATTCTTTTGCCCACAGCCTCAGACGTTCCATCACATACATGGCATAGTGCTGGTCATGCAAAGCAGAAAGCCGTTTAGCTTGACTCATGGGAATCGTACGCCCGTCCTGGTTCATGCATCTAATGTGGCTGCAAGGTGCCAAGGTCCGGTTTTTCAGCCCTTGAAGACCACGTGAAGTTTATATGGGTCCTTTTCTAGGGTTAACTCCTCCACTCGGAGAATTTAAAATGGATGCTCCCGAACTTGTCAGGCTCAACTAGCTAATCTTAATTGGGGATAGATCTAAACAGGATCAACTAATGTTCAGTTAAATCCCTTCTGTATACCTAGTATAGTACCTAGTTTCAGTTAATCAACTACTACTTCTGTTCGGAATATATCTATTCTTAGATTTCTTTTTCCCGAGCCAAATCTTTTAAACTTTAACAGTGGAcggtagaaaaaaaattataaagaaACATAAAAGTGATACTAGTTTGGCATCGTATTTTTTGGAAACCAAGACTCTTGTGGAAACTTTAGAAACTCTAATCAAGACCACATGATCCTCATCCAAGGGCAATGAGCAGAGGTGGGCTGTTTTAGCACTTAAACCCCACCTCATCCATTCTAATCTCAATTTTTCCAAACCACCCCCTAATCAAAGTAGCGCCCAACCCACCCTCATCGTCTCGTCGAGTCGCCGCCAGAGGCCAGGCAGACGGACGCCACATCGCCGCCCCCCTCGTCGATTCACCAGAGGGCAAGCGAAGCCAaaatcgccgccgccctcgtctcAGGCCGCCGctctcacgccgccgccctggtcTAGAACGTCGTCGTCTCGTGCCGCCGCCTTCGTCGCTCTCCGGCGGTGCCTACGGTCAGCGGCAGCTGGTTGGACGGGCGGATGGCCACAGGCACCGATCCGCCTGGTTGCAGTTCACGCGTTGGGCGCCCGCCATCGGAGCCGCCTGGCGCTGACCACCGGCTGCGCGTGTGCCGCCTCCAGGCCTCCGCAGCTCGGCCCAAGGCGGCCGCGGAGGCAACGATGCAAAAGCAGGGCGCGCCGAGAGCGGAGCCGAGGAGGTAGCCGGGCACCACAGCATGAAGGCGGCCGCCGTCGTCATCGGCGTCCAGCCTGCCTCAGGCAAGGTTGTCGCCAAGGCTGCCCGCGCTCTGGTAACACCACTGAGCGCGTTCGCGCACGCGCACAGGGAAAGGAATTTGCCCGCTGGACTCCATGGCATCGCGGCATCCAAGGCAGGCTCTAACTCAACGCGCCCTGCTCGTACCTCGGCGGCCTGATGCaagggtggcgggcggcggcctcaCAATGTTCGGCAAGCAAACGAGCGGCGAACGGGCGGCCTCACGACATTAAGCAGGCtcacgggcgggcggcggcctcaCGACGTCGGCAGGCGAACGAGCGGCGCACGGCGTTCCACTGGCGAATGGGCGGCCTCACGACATTCGGCAGGCAAACGAGCGGCGAACGGGCGGCCTCACGACGTTAAGCAAGCtcacgggcgggcggcggcctcaCGACGTCGGCAGGCGAACAAGCGGCGCACGGCGTTCCGCTGGCGAACGGGCGGCCTCACGACGTTCGGCAGGCAAACGAGCGGCGAACGGGCGGCCTCACGACGTTAAGCAGGCTcacaggcgggcggcggcctcaCGACGTCGGCAGGCGAACGAGCGGCGCACGGCGTTCTGCTGGCGAACGGGCGGCCTCACGACGTTCCGCAGGCtcacgggcgggcggcggcctcaCGACGCCGGGACCCTTGTTGCCTCACGACGTTCCTCAGGCGAATGGGCGGCCTCACGACGTTCCGCAGGCTCATGAGCAGGCGGCGCCTGGGACCCTTGTTTGGCGACGAAGGGGCGAGGGTTTGGTGTCCGTCCGCCTCTGGCGGCGTCTCGACGAGACGCAAGGGTGTTGGGCACTTGGGCTACTTTGATTAGGGGGTGATTTGGGAAAATTGAGATTAGGATGGATGAGGTGGGAGTGTTTAAGTGCTAAAACAATCCACCTCTGCTTATAGCCTTTGGACGAAGATCTTGTGGTCTTGATTGGAGTTTCTAAAGTTTCCACGAGAACCTTAGTTTTCATAAGATACGGTGCCTATTAATTTATCACATAATGAAACCAACCATCACAACATGTAACATTTTCTATTTAAAAGTAATTACTTTTGAAGATGTTATTGGTTAAAAATGTATCTGACTTTGACCAAGTCTAAATGCATATTGTTATATTTTAGGATTGGGTAGTAACAGATTAGTTGAATGAGCTTGGTAATTAACGCCAGCAGCCATCACAAATAATCACACACTTTAATTTGCCATGGTCATCTTTATTTCATCTATGCACTGCAGAGAGGTCTTAAACAAGCCTGATCAGATCAAGGCCAAAACCACTACTGGACTGGACGTCGGCCGTGTGCGTGTGAATCTCTTTGATCATTAACGGGACGATGATGCTGAGCCGTTGTGAGCTGGTGACCCGGAGAGACCCGCAACCGGTCGAGTCAGGAATGGCCCGGTCGGTCGCACGCACCACACGCACACGCGTCAGCATCCGCCAGGGTCCGGTCCGGACGTCGCTTCTCCACACGTTCACTCCCACGTTCTGGCGCTGACTTCGCCTCACCTTTTGGTCGCTTTCGACACTAGTACCTGTAAACAATAAGTCCACGAATCCTCTGCACCCGTCCAACCTAGCTTTCAACGTAACGACGATCCTTCCCTGTAGCCATCTTCAGAGATTCATCCTCGTCAGGAGCTTGCGCGGACATCGAACGACAACCTCCTCCAGTCCAAGGAATAATGCCTGGAATAATCAATCTGCACATACAGTGGCACAGGGCTCAGAGATTTCAACGCGACAAAAACGAGCAAATCTTGGCTGGCCGAATAGGAATTTCGAAGGAAATAATTTGATTGTTCACCCGTGATCGAACGAATAATTGCCGCGGTGTGCTGCAGATGGGGGTGCTGTCACTGCCGTGCCAAATGAATCTCCGCATGTCACGTCGGCGTCGGCCGGCGTTCAAAGTCCACTCTCGGGAGCGCGCGCGCGGAATTCCTCGCCGCGCGGTTGGCCCTAGCTAACTTCCACGCCCGAGCTTCcaaccgcgccggccgccggcgccacgcaccaccGTACCGGCACCTGGTGGAGACTCTCAGGAGGAGCCAGTACGTGCGTGCGCACGGCGGCGACCTCGTACGCCTCCCAAGTCCCACCCCGTACGTGCCGCTTGCTTCCACGACGCTTCCTAGCGCCGGGTGGTCTCCGATCGCCCACTGCCTTTTTTCCAAGGACGTCTCCTTCCGACCTATATCCGTCCATGGCGAGCTAGACTCCAGATCTCAGGGCGCCGCGCCTATATATAAACCCCGGAACGCCATGGCCCAGACGCGAACTAGCTAATAAGCACGGCCAGCACTGACAGCCTAAACACAGACGTGCCTACTGCCTGGTGCTGATCGGCGGCAGGAATAATAATGGCAGCCAAGCTCGCCCTGCTCCTCGCCGCGGCGAGCCTGCTGGtgctcgcggcggcgacgacgaccgcGGACGCCAGGCCGCTGAGGAGAGAGGAGCTGCCGTGGTCGTCGTCGGAGGGCGGCGATGACACCCGGcacgcggtggtggtggagccgccgccggcgggcggcaTCCGGACGGTGGTCGGGGCGGCCGCGGAGCGCGACGGCCGCAAGTTCGCGATGAGCATCGACATGCTCCGCGGGATCAAGGACTCCGGCCCGAGCCCCGGCGCGGGGCACTAGCAGGCTCTGCTGCGCTCGCCCGCGAGGGAATGGCAAGATGCCCCCCCAGCGCTGGTCTAGCTTAGgcgaaaaaaaaaagtatccTTGGCCGGAGGGGCTCGTGTTCTTTGGTACAGTactatgttttgtttgttcTTTGTTATGTACGGTTGGCGTTTACGTATAGCAAATTAATGACGAAGCCAGCACCGCGCACCGGCATAGTACATAGTACATAGTCGTGCCCTTGTTTCAGGTGCAATAGCTTAATTATCTTGTAACATGTAGCCTCATATGTATTATATGGTCTCATGATCGAGATACATACTATTACATCAATGTTTTGTACATATATAAATAAGGTGATGAATGAGTATTCCACGAATCGTCAGTACCAGAAAATGGCTTATTCGTCCCCGGCCGTTAGTACTAGTCATGCTTTGGTGCGGTACTAAAGTTGCCTCGACGCCACTTTAGTACTGGATCCAAATTTAGAAGCTCCCAgaaccattttagtaccgggccaagccaccggccggtactaaatgtcgcattttagtaccggccggtgttccgacaccggccggtactaaaatgcgacatttagtaccggccggtggcttggcccggtactaaaatgatcATCTAGGGGTTATTTTAAAAGGAATGCATCTCCCATCCAATCACAAGTGATGCATAGGTGGAATGGTAAGGAAGGCTCACGCGAGGCCGAAGGTCGTGAGTTCGATTCCCATGGACCGCACACGCGCGAAATTTGCATGACTtgtgactttttttttaatttttgggCACGACCAGTACTAAATAGTTCCTTTAGTATCGGGTATTTTGGCCGATACTAAATGGCACTAAATGACGTGCTATTTAGTATCGATCAAGCGGTACCAGTCAGCTGCCCGGTCGGCTGATCGGTACTGATGCTAGATTTTCTAACAGTCCGTGGCGTACGGACGTGGGAAAGCACGGTACAAAATTCCACGGCGCGTCACGTCAGAAAGAACTCCTGGCACTCAAGGAGGACCAGGACACGTATGTTGGTGGACTCGATCGGCCCGGCCGGCGCGCCGGTCAGAAGTCCACAGATCCGGCGCGGCACGGCAGTGATGACGCCACGGTTCTTTTGCCCGCACGTTCAATTCAAATCCTCACGTGCCTCTGAATTTCGTGTTTCTGAATTTCCTAATTTTTAGATCTTCTATATACCATTGTAAACACCCGTCGGATGCATAGAGAAAATTTCATTGAAATGCGCCGCATACTGACGATTCATCAGTAACACGAATAATTCCAATCTACGTACCGAGCTACTAGAAATAACACCAACAAGACCACGAAGATAAAATAGCAATGgacacggccggccggcggcgcctgaATTAATATGGCAAATCTTAACGCTGCAGCAAATCAAGGACTAGGCGGCGTCGCCGACGAGGTTGCTGCCGGCGACGTCGACGACGAAGCGGTAGCGCACGTCGTTGCGCTCGAGCCTCTCGAGCGCCTCCGTTCACGTACCCCATCTCCACCACCTGGACCTGCGACGTCACGCCGCTGGCCGCGCAGAACGCCAGCgtctcctcggcctcctccacgcTCCCCACGAAGCTCCCCGCGATGGACCTCCGCCCCAGCATCAGCGCCGGGCTCGCGAAGCTCAGCGGCCGCCCGATGACGCCCATCACCACCAGCTTGCCGTCCAGCCGCAGCAGCGCGAGGTAGGGCTCCAGCGGGTGGTGCGCCGGCACAGTGTAGAGGCCGTAGTCCAGcgtgccggccgcggcggccatggcggcggcgtcggagctCACGAGGTACGCGTCGGCGCCAAGGTGGCCCACGGCCTCGCCGCGCTTCCGGTCCGACGAG comes from Panicum virgatum strain AP13 chromosome 4K, P.virgatum_v5, whole genome shotgun sequence and encodes:
- the LOC120705222 gene encoding uncharacterized protein LOC120705222; this translates as MAAKLALLLAAASLLVLAAATTTADARPLRREELPWSSSEGGDDTRHAVVVEPPPAGGIRTVVGAAAERDGRKFAMSIDMLRGIKDSGPSPGAGH